The genome window CGAGTTGGCAGGGGAAGTACTGGTAGTAGCGGAGGGTAGTTTCTTCTGCATCAACTCGACCATCTGCTGCCAGGTCTGGTCCCAGCTAATGGTGGCAAGGTAGTCATCGGTACGCTGGCGCCAATCTGCATCCTGGTGCTGAAGCAGCGCTTTGGCAATGGCTTGCCCAAACTCGTCAGCGGTAGCCGCAATCTGTACCAGGTTCAGGTCACCGTACGGCCGCACTACGTCGCGGATGGGAGTGCTAACTACCGGGCGGCCGGCGGCCAAATATTCCGGCGTTTTTGTGGGCGAGATAAACTTGGTGCTTTCGTTATCAGCGAAAAGCAACGTAGCCACGTCCCAGCCGCGCAGGTAGGCGGGCAGCTCTTGATAATCTTTGCTACCGAGGTAGTGAATATTCTGCTGGCGCGGCAGTTGAGCGGGGTCAATCTTGACTACCGGACCAATAATGACGAACTGCCATTCTGGGTGAGCATCGGCCAGTTGGCGCAGTAGCTCAATGTCGAGGCGCTCATCTACCACCCCAAAGAAACCAACGCGGGGATGCGCAATGCCGGCTTGGTCAGCGGGTTCAGGCATCTCTTGGCGGGCTTGGCCGAAGTGGGCCTTGTCGATGCTGCTGGGGAAAGGGTGCGCATCAGCATGCTGCTGGCTTTTGGCCTCGTACAGGGTGTGCCCGCCAGTGAAGACGTAGTCGGCCTTTTGAAACAGCTCCTGCTCCCGCTCGCGCAAGGCTGGGGGCGCAAACTTGAAGGCCGCCAGCTCATCCATGCAATCATAAATGGTAAGCACCGGCTGAAAGCCGCGCGATTTACCAATTGCCATCGGGGTATAATACCAGGCAATAAAGTCTTGAACTCCTTGCTCCTCAAAATACCGGCGGAGCACTTCGTATTGTGCCTGCTCCGAGTTCTGCTCCTGGTGGCGCAGTTGGTCCGGCAAGTGCACGACCAGTACTTTCAGGCCGTTCTGCCGCTCTTTTACTTCAATGTGCGGCTCAATCAGATTGTCGGCGTGGTAGAAAGCGTCTTCCACGTAAAACACCCGGCCATGCTGCGCAAAGCGCGACATTAGGTGTTGCGGACGCTGCCACACAAAATCCCAGTGTAAATGCGCAAAGCAAACCAGGTCGGGCAGGTTATAGGGTAGGGTTACGGCAGGGGCAGCAGATTTGGAGGAGAGAGCAGGTTCGGAGGCGCGCACTGGCGGCTCCGCTGGTGGAGACAGCGACATAGAAGCGAGATAATACGTTAGAACAGCAGCTTCACTACCCGCCCGGAAACCAAGACGGCCGGCCGCTGTTTACCTATCATACGCTACCCCCGGAAAAAGGGTATGGCTGAGCTTCAACTAAGAGCGTTAGACAGTTGAGCCTGACTCAAAAGGCCTTACGTGCCTTGCTGTAGTATTAGTTGCATTTCAACGGCATTTTGCCAGCCCTGCGCTGTGCGCAACCATTCTTTGCGTACGCCAACTTCCGTAAAGCCCGCCGCCGCGAACAGGCGAATACTAGCCTGGTTAGCCGCCGAAATAGTACAATACACCTGATGCAGCCGTAATACCTGCCGAGCGTACGGTATAACTAATTCTAACGCTGCCCTAGCGTAGCCACGGCGCCTGTATTCGCCTTGCACGGTAATGCCCACGGCGGCCCGCTGGTGCAGGGGTTCAAACCCGAATATGTCCAAAGCGCCAACTGCCGCACCGCTGCCAGTG of Hymenobacter sublimis contains these proteins:
- a CDS encoding glycosyltransferase family 1 protein; translation: MSLSPPAEPPVRASEPALSSKSAAPAVTLPYNLPDLVCFAHLHWDFVWQRPQHLMSRFAQHGRVFYVEDAFYHADNLIEPHIEVKERQNGLKVLVVHLPDQLRHQEQNSEQAQYEVLRRYFEEQGVQDFIAWYYTPMAIGKSRGFQPVLTIYDCMDELAAFKFAPPALREREQELFQKADYVFTGGHTLYEAKSQQHADAHPFPSSIDKAHFGQARQEMPEPADQAGIAHPRVGFFGVVDERLDIELLRQLADAHPEWQFVIIGPVVKIDPAQLPRQQNIHYLGSKDYQELPAYLRGWDVATLLFADNESTKFISPTKTPEYLAAGRPVVSTPIRDVVRPYGDLNLVQIAATADEFGQAIAKALLQHQDADWRQRTDDYLATISWDQTWQQMVELMQKKLPSATTSTSPANSATA
- a CDS encoding GNAT family N-acetyltransferase, producing the protein MLSSDLIFLRPLEAEDLDFLYALENDPSVWGVSDTLVPVSRHVLRQYLDNAAADFFEVRQMRLIISDTGSGAAVGALDIFGFEPLHQRAAVGITVQGEYRRRGYARAALELVIPYARQVLRLHQVYCTISAANQASIRLFAAAGFTEVGVRKEWLRTAQGWQNAVEMQLILQQGT